The proteins below come from a single Bactrocera dorsalis isolate Fly_Bdor chromosome 5, ASM2337382v1, whole genome shotgun sequence genomic window:
- the LOC105232856 gene encoding zinc finger protein 221, with protein MLHCSEFDYENGNFANTTAFDIDDNELLDDKGAAETVEKPAVIRRSKGRPPKRYDFQFKCEQCDFVSAYAKYFRTHMSKTHKDESMRIFKCTQCPEAYVEERFLQEHVKYLHNCVPRQPKFICAKCGKGFPKQSHLTRHSYVHDPAKKPFLCDRCPMRFTSQSMLDRHIEAKHIEQKAHTCADCGKAFGHIYGLKAHRIRLHKMKVE; from the coding sequence ATGTTGCACTGTAGCGAGTTCGATTATGAAAATGGAAACTTTGCAAACACTACAGCTTTCGATATTGATGATAATGAATTGCTCGACGATAAGGGTGCTGCTGAAACTGTCGAAAAACCTGCTGTTATTAGAAGAAGTAAGGGCCGCCCACCTAAACGTTACGATTTTCAATTCAAATGCGAACAATGTGACTTTGTCAGCGCCTATGCAAAGTATTTTCGTACTCATATGTCTAAAACACATAAAGATGAATCAATGCGTATATTCAAATGTACACAATGCCCTGAAGCATATGTGGAGGAGCGTTTTCTACAAGAGCATGtgaaatatttacacaattgTGTGCCACGTCAACCGAAGTTCATCTGCGCCAAGTGTGGTAAAGGATTTCCAAAACAATCACATCTCACGCGACATTCCTATGTTCATGATCCAGCGAAGAAACCATTTCTATGCGATCGCTGTCCTATGCGTTTCACAAGCCAGTCCATGTTGGATCGTCACATTGAAGCGAAACATATTGAGCAGAAAGCGCATACTTGTGCAGATTGCGGAAAGGCTTTTGGTCATATTTACGGTTTAAAAGCACACAGAATACGTTTGCACAAAATGAAAGTTGAAtag
- the LOC105232859 gene encoding zinc finger protein CG2199, translating to MSINHAFYIDMNFSKIIEARMKTCKLCKSKSESVFEPNEYILGTQISDVIKFIFSDQSLEFPPKFFICSSCAAALVQTEILLKRLSEALPHSRNSGKLNLSNHKNEDNDEEPQTEQNDINENSKASASETFLKDWIFRCTHCDYTTRKPKLYKTHLTTKHELNNPRIYQCMYCSESYQRINAIQNHIGSIHENKPRQKRQRRKTIAFDSPSVLSSTTISKQVEINTPVGNVNNETNGVDTNNDSYQADGSKSYEFTCSHCIYKTIFPKHFKRHLSVKHNIEDTRIYKCKRCSSTYARQFALNNHIAYEHENKPKPQRRKSVALEQSILYKDELIIPKEEILDDNDDLRCELCLYQAQDSKTLRNHMVILHQTDSLIQNNNNNQKDNNYKNNVYSETTSDNQEEQQDHVFQEPFKKPRNQLSSSEISSSEWVFQCPRCDFECAKKKVFKAHLINEHDLYESDIYKCLYCSSTYERYSSLQNHVAVNHSVDLTGIESDSSQDNVAKKQKLNGTANSTEKHTLENSSQEQMPSKKRKMEREEREKSKESCVVCGKLFSTVDKLRAHMDKHHGGDEIKKCPNCDAQFRSLEKYEAHLFSEKCLNTKLACQYPGCPKRFNRPSKMQQHMREKHPDVID from the exons ATGAGCATCAACCATGCTTTTTATattgatatgaatttttctaaaataatcgAGGCCAGAATGAAAACGTGCAAGTTGTGTAAAAGTAAATCCGAATCTGTTTTTGAGCCCAACGAATATATACTGGGCACACAAATTTCTgatgttataaaatttatatttagtgATCAG TCGTTGGAGTTTCCACcaaaatttttcatatgttCTTCGTGTGCGGCGGCGTTGGTACAAACTGAAATTCTGCTAAAGAGACTTTCGGAGGCTTTGCCACACAGCAGAAATTCTGGGAAACTAAACTTATCCAATCATAAAAACGAAGATAACGATGAGGAGCCACAGACCGAGCAGAAtgatataaatgaaaatagcaAAGCTTCGGCATCTGAAACCTTTCTGAAGGATTGGATATTTCGCTGTACCCATTGCGATTACACTACCAGAAAGCCTAAATTGTACAAAACTCATTTAACAACTAAACATGAACTGAATAATCCACGCATTTACCAGTGTATGTATTGTTCGGAATCATATCAACGCATAAATGCCATACAAAATCACATCGGCAGCATACATGAAAATAAACCCCGTCAAAAACGTCAACGTCGAAAGACAATTGCATTTGATTCTCCAAGCGTATTGAGCAGTACAACCATCAGTAAACAGGTGGAAATTAACACTCCAGTTGGTAATGTCAACAATGAAACAAATGGTGTTGATACAAATAATGATAGTTATCAAGCAGATGGCAGCAAAAGCTATGAATTTACATGCAGTCACTgcatttataaaacaatatttccAAAACATTTCAAGCGGCACTTATCAGTCAAACATAATATTGAAGACACAAGAATTTATAAGTGCAAGCGATGTTCTAGTACGTATGCACGACAATTTGCTTTGAATAACCATATCGCTTACGAACATGAAAACAAACCTAAACCACAACGCAGAAAGTCCGTAGCTTTAGAACAAAGTATATTATACAAAGACGAGTTAATAATACCTAAAGAAGAAATATTGGATGATAATGACGACCTAAGATGTGAACTTTGCCTTTATCAAGCGCAAGACTCAAAAACGCTTCGAAATCATATGGTAATATTACATCAAACTGATAGTCTaattcaaaacaataacaataatcaaaaggacaacaattataaaaataatgtctATTCGGAGACCACTTCTGATAATCAAGAAGAACAGCAAGATCATGTATTCCAAGAACCTTTTAAAAAACCACGTAATCAATTAAGTTCGAGTGAAATATCATCTTCAGAATGGGTTTTCCAATGCCCACGTTGTGATTTTGAATGCGCCAAAAAGAAAGTATTCAAAGCTCATTTAATTAATGAACATGACTTATATGAAAGCGATATATACAAGTGTCTTTACTGTTCGTCAACATACGAACGTTATAGCTCGTTGCAGAATCATGTAGCAGTGAATCACAGCGTTGATTTGACCGGAATAGAATCGGATTCTAGTCAAGATAACGttgcaaagaaacaaaaactgaaTGGAACTGCAAATAGTACAGAAAAACACACTCTTGAAAACAGCAGTCAGGAGCAAATGCCGTCAAAAAAACGTAAAATGGAACGAGAAGAACgagaaaaaagtaaagaatcTTGTGTTGTATGTGGCAAGCTTTTTTCCACCGTGGACAAATTGCGCGCTCATATGGACAAACATCATGGAGGCGATGAAATCAAAAAGTGTCCGAATTGTGATGCACAATTTCGTTCGTTGGAGAAGTACGAGGCACATCTGTTTAGTGAGAAATGTCTCAACACTAAGTTAGCCTGCCAATATCCAGGTTGTCCGAAACGTTTTAATAGACCatcaaaaatgcaacaacatatGCGTGAGAAACATCCCGATGTAATAGACTAa
- the LOC105232858 gene encoding uncharacterized protein LOC105232858 isoform X1 → MMHYICILYTNECLSLALIQTKHVIARLQKLYPKKKFEIHTMSTIGDRVLNISLPKIGEKSLFTRDLEDALRNGGVDFVVHSLKDLPTALPTGMAIGAVLEREDARDALVLREEYKGHTIETLPKGCVIGTSSLRRTAQIRRQYPHLTICDIRGNLNTRLAKLDAANSKFAGIILAQAGLVRMGWEQRISQVLEPTDLLYAVGQGALAVECRANDEEVLSMLQSLMCLSTTCRILAERSFLKTLGGGCSAPVAVWSNLDGDLTETNQNNCNSALSLVGAVWSLDGATEIRDKKACSFAIEEVKKADNNANANLVEDSDDDSSDQPPTKRRRSNESSSPEQRHSPPVINDDAEIEKLTTAYSMGDIIEKHISLAKHCPVISADLHKIEMINNAENGNDNGNISANLDLRASGDSNVNNPHCPLKMDVGQDFMGECPFVSKEEKIALATAGKCPVTKELFQKPKEETDNVVVAALPSTSKCPFASMHSTANDNEFSSSAPDAAAGKCPFLQKTVKMFDYADEEKPQPKSTPVLIEDVDNLYCGLYQHACYNRELYKRSDALGQQLAEELIKKGALEVMKCAQAEIHSKA, encoded by the exons atgatgcattatatttgtattttgtatacAAATGAATGCCTatct TTAGCGCTCATTCAAACGAAACATGTCATTGCACGTTTACAAAAACTGTATCCCAAAAAGAAATTCGAAATCC ATACCATGTCAACGATAGGCGATCGTGTTCTCAATATATCACTGCCAAAAATAGGCGAGAAAAGCCTTTTCACACGTGATCTCGAAGACGCATTACGTAACGGTGGTGTAGATTTCGTTGTACATTCGCTTAAAGATCTACCCACCGCGCTTCCAACTGGTATGGCGATTGGTGCTGTGCTTGAACGTGAAGACGCTAGAGATGCTTTGGTGCTGCGTGAGGAATACAAGGGTCACACCATTGAAACATTGCCAAAGGGTTGTGTGATAG GCACTTCTTCGCTTCGACGCACAGCTCAAATCCGTCGGCAATATCCGCATCTAACCATTTGCGATATACGCGGTAATCTGAATACACGTCTTGCGAAATTGGATGCCGCTAATTCGAAATTTGCTGGCATAATACTTGCACAAGCTGGCCTTGTACGCATGGGTTGGGAGCAGCGTATCAGCCAGGTACTAGAACCGACCGATTTGCTATATGCTGTCGGCCAAGGTGCCTTGGCTGTTGAATGTCGTGCGAATGATGAGGAAGTACTCTCAATGTTGCAGAGTTTAATGTGCCTGTCAACAACCTGTCGCATATTAGCCGAACGTAGCTTCCTCAAGACTTTAGGTGGTGGTTGCAGTGCTCCAGTAGCAGTTTGGAGTAATTTAGATGGTGATCTAACtgaaacaaatcaaaataacTGTAACAGCGCTTTGTCATTGGTGGGCGCCGTCTGGAGTTTGGATGGTGCTACCGAAATACGTGACAAGAAAGCCTGCAGCTTCGCCATAGAAGAAGTGAAAAAAGCTGATAACAATGCTAATGCTAATTTAGTTGAAGATAGCGACGACGATAGCAGTGATCAACCCCCTACTAAACGACGCcgaagcaacgagtcaagcagTCCGGAACAACGTCACAGTCCTCCAGTGATAAATGATGATGCAGAAATAGAAAAGCTTACAACCGCCTACAGCATGGGCGATATTATTGAAAAACACATAAGCTTAGCAAAACATTGCCCTGTCATTAGCGCTGATTTACACAAAATAGAAATGATAAACAATGCAGAAAATGGCAATGATAATGGAAATATTAGTGCAAACTTGGATTTGCGCGCTAGCGGCGACTCGAATGTAAACAATCCGCATTGCCCCTTAAAAATGGATGTAGGGCAAGATTTTATGGGCGAATGCCCATTTGTAAGTAAAGAAGAAAAGATTGCATTGGCTACAGCGGGGAAATGTCCCGTTACCAAAGAACTCTTCCAAAAACCGAAAGAAGAAACTGACAATGTTGTCGTTGCGGCCTTACCGTCTACCTCAAAATGCCCGTTCGCCAGTATGCACAGCACAGCGAATGACAATGAGTTTTCAAGCAGTGCGCCAGACGCGGCAGCGGGCAAGTGTCCGTTCCTACAGAAAACTGTAAAAATGTTCGACTATGCTGATGAAGAGAAGCCACAACCGAAGTCGACTCCGGTGCTGATTGAAGATGTAGATAATCTCTACTGCGGTTTGTATCAGCATGCTTGTTACAATCGTGAATTGTATAAACGTAGTGATGCCTTGGGCCAACAATTGGCTGAGGAATTGATTAAAAAAGGTGCCTTAGAGGTTATGAAATGCGCGCAAGCGGAAATACATAGCAAAGCATAA
- the LOC105232858 gene encoding uncharacterized protein LOC105232858 isoform X2: protein MTNHKDKTIRVGSRKSELALIQTKHVIARLQKLYPKKKFEIHTMSTIGDRVLNISLPKIGEKSLFTRDLEDALRNGGVDFVVHSLKDLPTALPTGMAIGAVLEREDARDALVLREEYKGHTIETLPKGCVIGTSSLRRTAQIRRQYPHLTICDIRGNLNTRLAKLDAANSKFAGIILAQAGLVRMGWEQRISQVLEPTDLLYAVGQGALAVECRANDEEVLSMLQSLMCLSTTCRILAERSFLKTLGGGCSAPVAVWSNLDGDLTETNQNNCNSALSLVGAVWSLDGATEIRDKKACSFAIEEVKKADNNANANLVEDSDDDSSDQPPTKRRRSNESSSPEQRHSPPVINDDAEIEKLTTAYSMGDIIEKHISLAKHCPVISADLHKIEMINNAENGNDNGNISANLDLRASGDSNVNNPHCPLKMDVGQDFMGECPFVSKEEKIALATAGKCPVTKELFQKPKEETDNVVVAALPSTSKCPFASMHSTANDNEFSSSAPDAAAGKCPFLQKTVKMFDYADEEKPQPKSTPVLIEDVDNLYCGLYQHACYNRELYKRSDALGQQLAEELIKKGALEVMKCAQAEIHSKA from the exons ATGACAAACCATAAGGATAAGACCATACGTGTGGGCTCCAGAAAAAGTGAA TTAGCGCTCATTCAAACGAAACATGTCATTGCACGTTTACAAAAACTGTATCCCAAAAAGAAATTCGAAATCC ATACCATGTCAACGATAGGCGATCGTGTTCTCAATATATCACTGCCAAAAATAGGCGAGAAAAGCCTTTTCACACGTGATCTCGAAGACGCATTACGTAACGGTGGTGTAGATTTCGTTGTACATTCGCTTAAAGATCTACCCACCGCGCTTCCAACTGGTATGGCGATTGGTGCTGTGCTTGAACGTGAAGACGCTAGAGATGCTTTGGTGCTGCGTGAGGAATACAAGGGTCACACCATTGAAACATTGCCAAAGGGTTGTGTGATAG GCACTTCTTCGCTTCGACGCACAGCTCAAATCCGTCGGCAATATCCGCATCTAACCATTTGCGATATACGCGGTAATCTGAATACACGTCTTGCGAAATTGGATGCCGCTAATTCGAAATTTGCTGGCATAATACTTGCACAAGCTGGCCTTGTACGCATGGGTTGGGAGCAGCGTATCAGCCAGGTACTAGAACCGACCGATTTGCTATATGCTGTCGGCCAAGGTGCCTTGGCTGTTGAATGTCGTGCGAATGATGAGGAAGTACTCTCAATGTTGCAGAGTTTAATGTGCCTGTCAACAACCTGTCGCATATTAGCCGAACGTAGCTTCCTCAAGACTTTAGGTGGTGGTTGCAGTGCTCCAGTAGCAGTTTGGAGTAATTTAGATGGTGATCTAACtgaaacaaatcaaaataacTGTAACAGCGCTTTGTCATTGGTGGGCGCCGTCTGGAGTTTGGATGGTGCTACCGAAATACGTGACAAGAAAGCCTGCAGCTTCGCCATAGAAGAAGTGAAAAAAGCTGATAACAATGCTAATGCTAATTTAGTTGAAGATAGCGACGACGATAGCAGTGATCAACCCCCTACTAAACGACGCcgaagcaacgagtcaagcagTCCGGAACAACGTCACAGTCCTCCAGTGATAAATGATGATGCAGAAATAGAAAAGCTTACAACCGCCTACAGCATGGGCGATATTATTGAAAAACACATAAGCTTAGCAAAACATTGCCCTGTCATTAGCGCTGATTTACACAAAATAGAAATGATAAACAATGCAGAAAATGGCAATGATAATGGAAATATTAGTGCAAACTTGGATTTGCGCGCTAGCGGCGACTCGAATGTAAACAATCCGCATTGCCCCTTAAAAATGGATGTAGGGCAAGATTTTATGGGCGAATGCCCATTTGTAAGTAAAGAAGAAAAGATTGCATTGGCTACAGCGGGGAAATGTCCCGTTACCAAAGAACTCTTCCAAAAACCGAAAGAAGAAACTGACAATGTTGTCGTTGCGGCCTTACCGTCTACCTCAAAATGCCCGTTCGCCAGTATGCACAGCACAGCGAATGACAATGAGTTTTCAAGCAGTGCGCCAGACGCGGCAGCGGGCAAGTGTCCGTTCCTACAGAAAACTGTAAAAATGTTCGACTATGCTGATGAAGAGAAGCCACAACCGAAGTCGACTCCGGTGCTGATTGAAGATGTAGATAATCTCTACTGCGGTTTGTATCAGCATGCTTGTTACAATCGTGAATTGTATAAACGTAGTGATGCCTTGGGCCAACAATTGGCTGAGGAATTGATTAAAAAAGGTGCCTTAGAGGTTATGAAATGCGCGCAAGCGGAAATACATAGCAAAGCATAA
- the LOC105232858 gene encoding uncharacterized protein LOC105232858 isoform X3, with protein MSTIGDRVLNISLPKIGEKSLFTRDLEDALRNGGVDFVVHSLKDLPTALPTGMAIGAVLEREDARDALVLREEYKGHTIETLPKGCVIGTSSLRRTAQIRRQYPHLTICDIRGNLNTRLAKLDAANSKFAGIILAQAGLVRMGWEQRISQVLEPTDLLYAVGQGALAVECRANDEEVLSMLQSLMCLSTTCRILAERSFLKTLGGGCSAPVAVWSNLDGDLTETNQNNCNSALSLVGAVWSLDGATEIRDKKACSFAIEEVKKADNNANANLVEDSDDDSSDQPPTKRRRSNESSSPEQRHSPPVINDDAEIEKLTTAYSMGDIIEKHISLAKHCPVISADLHKIEMINNAENGNDNGNISANLDLRASGDSNVNNPHCPLKMDVGQDFMGECPFVSKEEKIALATAGKCPVTKELFQKPKEETDNVVVAALPSTSKCPFASMHSTANDNEFSSSAPDAAAGKCPFLQKTVKMFDYADEEKPQPKSTPVLIEDVDNLYCGLYQHACYNRELYKRSDALGQQLAEELIKKGALEVMKCAQAEIHSKA; from the exons ATGTCAACGATAGGCGATCGTGTTCTCAATATATCACTGCCAAAAATAGGCGAGAAAAGCCTTTTCACACGTGATCTCGAAGACGCATTACGTAACGGTGGTGTAGATTTCGTTGTACATTCGCTTAAAGATCTACCCACCGCGCTTCCAACTGGTATGGCGATTGGTGCTGTGCTTGAACGTGAAGACGCTAGAGATGCTTTGGTGCTGCGTGAGGAATACAAGGGTCACACCATTGAAACATTGCCAAAGGGTTGTGTGATAG GCACTTCTTCGCTTCGACGCACAGCTCAAATCCGTCGGCAATATCCGCATCTAACCATTTGCGATATACGCGGTAATCTGAATACACGTCTTGCGAAATTGGATGCCGCTAATTCGAAATTTGCTGGCATAATACTTGCACAAGCTGGCCTTGTACGCATGGGTTGGGAGCAGCGTATCAGCCAGGTACTAGAACCGACCGATTTGCTATATGCTGTCGGCCAAGGTGCCTTGGCTGTTGAATGTCGTGCGAATGATGAGGAAGTACTCTCAATGTTGCAGAGTTTAATGTGCCTGTCAACAACCTGTCGCATATTAGCCGAACGTAGCTTCCTCAAGACTTTAGGTGGTGGTTGCAGTGCTCCAGTAGCAGTTTGGAGTAATTTAGATGGTGATCTAACtgaaacaaatcaaaataacTGTAACAGCGCTTTGTCATTGGTGGGCGCCGTCTGGAGTTTGGATGGTGCTACCGAAATACGTGACAAGAAAGCCTGCAGCTTCGCCATAGAAGAAGTGAAAAAAGCTGATAACAATGCTAATGCTAATTTAGTTGAAGATAGCGACGACGATAGCAGTGATCAACCCCCTACTAAACGACGCcgaagcaacgagtcaagcagTCCGGAACAACGTCACAGTCCTCCAGTGATAAATGATGATGCAGAAATAGAAAAGCTTACAACCGCCTACAGCATGGGCGATATTATTGAAAAACACATAAGCTTAGCAAAACATTGCCCTGTCATTAGCGCTGATTTACACAAAATAGAAATGATAAACAATGCAGAAAATGGCAATGATAATGGAAATATTAGTGCAAACTTGGATTTGCGCGCTAGCGGCGACTCGAATGTAAACAATCCGCATTGCCCCTTAAAAATGGATGTAGGGCAAGATTTTATGGGCGAATGCCCATTTGTAAGTAAAGAAGAAAAGATTGCATTGGCTACAGCGGGGAAATGTCCCGTTACCAAAGAACTCTTCCAAAAACCGAAAGAAGAAACTGACAATGTTGTCGTTGCGGCCTTACCGTCTACCTCAAAATGCCCGTTCGCCAGTATGCACAGCACAGCGAATGACAATGAGTTTTCAAGCAGTGCGCCAGACGCGGCAGCGGGCAAGTGTCCGTTCCTACAGAAAACTGTAAAAATGTTCGACTATGCTGATGAAGAGAAGCCACAACCGAAGTCGACTCCGGTGCTGATTGAAGATGTAGATAATCTCTACTGCGGTTTGTATCAGCATGCTTGTTACAATCGTGAATTGTATAAACGTAGTGATGCCTTGGGCCAACAATTGGCTGAGGAATTGATTAAAAAAGGTGCCTTAGAGGTTATGAAATGCGCGCAAGCGGAAATACATAGCAAAGCATAA